The following coding sequences lie in one Eremothecium sinecaudum strain ATCC 58844 chromosome IV, complete sequence genomic window:
- a CDS encoding homeobox domain-containing protein (Syntenic homolog of Ashbya gossypii AFR751W; Syntenic homolog of Saccharomyces cerevisiae YCR097W (HMRA1); 1-intron in Ashbya gossypii): MYPYSMSVSSIDETGQAIQDVCSVLLGVVTQRRRTVLPKETKEFLESVFERKRCPNAKERRAIAEKCGLTPIQIRIWFTNKRMRSARF; this comes from the coding sequence ATGTACCCATACAGCATGTCAGTGTCTAGTATCGACGAGACGGGTCAAGCCATTCAAGATGTATGTAGTGTTCTGCTAGGTGTTGTAACGCAGCGAAGAAGAACAGTGTTACCCAAGGAAACAAAGGAGTTCCTGGAAAGTGTGTTTGAAAGGAAGCGTTGTCCCAACGCCAAAGAAAGACGGGCAATTGCAGAGAAATGCGGGTTAACACCTATACAGATAAGAATATGGTTCACAAATAAGCGAATGCGTTCTGCGCGCTTTTAA
- a CDS encoding HDL568Cp (Syntenic homolog of Ashbya gossypii AFR752W; Syntenic homolog of Saccharomyces cerevisiae YNL244C (SUI1)): protein MSIENLKSFDPFADTGDDEASSSNYIHIRIQQRNGRKTLTTVQGIPEEYDLKRILKVLRKDFGCNGNMVKDDEMGEIIQLQGDQRAKVCEFLITQLAIPKKNIKIHGF from the coding sequence ATGTCTATCGAAAACCTCAAGTCCTTCGACCCCTTTGCTGACACCGGCGACGACGAAGCCTCCTCCTCCAACTACATCCACATCCGTATCCAGCAGAGAAACGGCAGAAAAACCTTGACCACCGTCCAGGGCATCCCCGAGGAGTACGACCTCAAGCGCATCTTGAAGGTCTTGCGCAAGGACTTTGGCTGCAACGGCAACATGGTCAAGGACGACGAGATGGGCGAGATCATCCAGTTGCAGGGCGACCAGAGAGCCAAGGTCTGCGAGTTCCTCATCACCCAGCTCGCCATCCCCAAGAAGAACATCAAGATCCACGGCTTCTAA
- a CDS encoding HDL566Wp (Syntenic homolog of Ashbya gossypii AFR750C; Syntenic homolog of Ashbya gossypii NOHBY674; No homolog in Saccharomyces cerevisiae; Syntenic homolog of Kluyveromyces lactis KLLA0C03157g), producing the protein MRKITLISYKTTMTQLPKRTSTRSSNFLKPPGCPKYVFILGTKKPTRPRNKFIIMRTIFHKSSSKIVSAIWKHSPNQFQKYFQLLAQFEHNSHNHNHLPAAALTDADAFLLIARLLKSRQQKKKVKMLCGRF; encoded by the coding sequence atgaGGAAAATCACTTTGATCTCTTACAAAACAACCATGACACAGCTACCCAAGAGAACGTCTACCCGCTCCTCCAACTTCCTTAAGCCTCCTGGTTGTCCCAAGTATGTCTTCATACTAGGTACAAAGAAGCCAACCAGACCAAGAAACAAGTTTATTATTATGAGAACAATTTTCCATAAGTCCTCTTCCAAGATCGTCAGTGCAATATGGAAACATTCTCCCAACCAGTTCCAAAAATACTTCCAACTCCTCGCTCAGTTCGAGCACAACTCCCACAACCACAACCACCTTCCTGCTGCCGCCCTCACCGACGCAGATGCCTTTCTTCTAATCGCCCGCCTCCTAAAATCCCGCCAGCAGAAAAAAAAAGTGAAAATGTTATGTGGTCGTTTTTAG
- a CDS encoding HDL563Cp (Syntenic homolog of Ashbya gossypii ABR243W; Syntenic homolog of Saccharomyces cerevisiae YFL048C (EMP47) and YLR080W (EMP46)) encodes MEFINWIVYGLLINGVLGHVIPSTGDELLNNDFSLSELVHITDLPSQWKLLNDAVFDEGRVILTPKSGSKGSLWNANNYKIDRGFTIEWTFRSVGYFGKSKGGISFWLLNNAKGDNPLPNESKYDGLQILIDNYSNLESTARAVFSDGTKQLTRDDMYDQTFGSCLLSYQSSSVPMTLRLSYDPAQTMLKLQIDNRVCFQTKHVKLPTSNYRIGVSATNDETTESFEILKHKVFDGLTTGAKLPNLKAMGQPHLVTKRINYETGEEQLVEASPLEVSGSDFSNVELYKKIDRLEGKVLANDVSHIANIVKNLLAAEQENAKRIAAMEKFLEVLVSKSGDENKDISGSKELYKDFYQVNQNLEKLFEEQQKIREANKRHEALANSGPHADEIVAKLIIWLIPLGIVMIIMAYYTFRIRQDIVKAKLL; translated from the coding sequence ATGGAATTCATAAACTGGATAGTTTATGGTTTATTGATAAATGGCGTTTTAGGCCATGTCATACCTAGTACAGGCGACGAGTTATTGAATAATGACTTCTCGCTTTCTGAACTGGTACATATTACTGATTTGCCAAGCCAGTGGAAACTTTTAAATGATGCAGTCTTTGATGAAGGTAGGGTTATTTTAACTCCTAAATCCGGTAGCAAAGGTTCCTTGTGGAACGCTAACAACTATAAGATAGATCGTGGATTTACTATTGAATGGACGTTTAGGAGTGTAGGTTATTTTGGGAAAAGTAAAGGTGGCATTTCGTTTTGGCTATTGAACAATGCTAAAGGTGATAACCCCTTGCCAAATGAATCAAAGTACGATGGGTTGCAGATTCTGATTGATAACTACAGTAATCTGGAAAGTACTGCACGGGCGGTGTTTAGTGACGGCACGAAGCAATTAACGAGGGATGATATGTATGatcaaacttttggttCCTGCCTTCTTTCATACCAGAGCTCTTCAGTTCCTATGACTTTAAGGTTAAGTTACGATCCTGCTCAAACCATGTTGAAGCTACAGATCGACAACAGGGTTTGTTTCCAAACTAAACATGTTAAGCTCCCCACTTCCAACTACCGTATTGGTGTGAGTGCTACTAATGATGAGACCACAGAATCTTTTGAAATATTAAAACACAAGGTGTTCGATGGTCTTACTACGGGCGCCAAGTTGCCGAACTTGAAGGCGATGGGCCAGCCACATTTGGTTACGAAGCGGATCAACTATGAGACTGGCGAAGAGCAGTTGGTAGAAGCGTCACCCTTAGAAGTTTCAGGGAGCGACTTTAGCAATGTAGAGCTATACAAGAAAATAGACAGGCTTGAAGGTAAGGTATTGGCCAACGATGTCAGCCATATAGCAAATATTGTAAAGAATCTATTGGCTGCTGAACAAGAGAATGCCAAGAGGATTGCAGCAATGGAGAAATTTCTAGAGGTGCTAGTTTCGAAATCAGGTGATGAAAATAAGGATATCTCTGGTAGCAAAGAACTGTACAAGGACTTTTATCAAGTTAATCAAAATTTGGAAAAGCTGTTTGAAGAACAGCAAAAAATTAGAGAGGCTAACAAGCGTCATGAGGCGTTAGCGAATTCAGGACCCCATGCAGATGAAATAGTTGCGAAACTTATCATCTGGTTAATACCGTTGGGGATTGTAATGATTATTATGGCTTATTATACATTTAGAATCCGTCAAGATATTGTAAAAGCCAAACTTCTTTAG
- the RGD2 gene encoding GTPase-activating protein RGD2 (Syntenic homolog of Ashbya gossypii ABR241C; Syntenic homolog of Saccharomyces cerevisiae YFL047W (RGD2)), with product MPSFADSFWTDDLVKGMETLFAQLNQGCIQNELFIQLFASRMQFEVAHGKQLCDLPSGIGSYDTKKTTINRALNDLVSQMVEEGTHHINIASNIESTVLTPFSKWSEEHKKRVDYSETLLKKSLTSFTKLKKQVEKLEQSYFNKCRSLEDFKRENFSEEELSAAMEAMELQKQHDLTLAKEREFLEFGTFGPVKLDYKSTREMLKSFLTELEKHEYKVPFINYTIQNTNTGREITEFILKHMSLTDFDQAEAFGQDLIDKGFIKYCNGVSNNFFNSKKFQYQWKPYAYEMARLPRPGTSDSDTGTEYSYGSSATSTEASKFTSYFHDITSRITGSETTPEPVKSGPTQNLSENQRTLLKLFAEVENSDKQYRRECIKLDSERCSVEELLIDHYQFMEKCETDRLAAIKRVTLDFCACVGNKVSSMKIAVEKMIEADDSMDPAKDLYDLIAEYRTGVFQPKVIPYNNYYNPGGYQVFGIDLETRCRLDKKIVPLIVSTILSYMDQVYPTMENDVERTTVWTAPVKLQLTHQLRKLLNDKPPTSDEEILEILNSANATPSLVTSVLKVYLLELPTALIPDELYDVMKSLYAEFPQLPPDEEVNKEQEAIDSQRIKCIINTFTTLSKPRIATLDAITSHFYRLITILKMSSSESSKALAKDLAIKVSQEFANCILHVKLLDGNDLGFKIFYDLLSHKEVFGDLKKNAPKLKRAVSRESEKTQ from the coding sequence ATGCCATCTTTTGCGGACAGTTTTTGGACTGATGACTTGGTGAAGGGGATGGAAACCCTATTTGCACAACTAAACCAAGGATGCATACAAAATGAGCTGTTTATCCAACTGTTTGCGTCACGGATGCAGTTTGAGGTTGCTCATGGGAAGCAACTCTGTGATTTGCCATCTGGGATAGGTTCATATGATACAAAGAAGACTACTATCAATCGAGCATTGAACGACTTGGTATCTCAAATGGTTGAAGAAGGTACTCACCACATCAATATAGCCTCTAATATTGAATCTACTGTGTTAACTCCATTCAGTAAGTGGAGTGAAGAACACAAGAAGAGAGTTGATTACAGTGAGACCTTGTTAAAGAAGAGTTTGACAAGTTTTACCAAACTCAAGAAACAGGTGGAGAAATTAGAGCAGTCATATTTCAACAAATGCCGGTCCCTTGAGGATTTTAAGCGCGAGAACTTCAGCGAAGAGGAGCTCTCCGCCGCAATGGAAGCAATGGAGCTTCAAAAACAGCATGATCTGACTTTGGCCAAGGAGCGTGAGTTTCTTGAGTTCGGGACGTTCGGTCCAGTTAAACTTGACTATAAATCAACTCGAGAGATGTTGAAGTCATTTTTAACCGAGCTAGAGAAACATGAATATAAGGTTCCTTTTATTAACTATACAATTCAAAATACCAATACAGGTCGTGAGATCACAGAATTTATCTTAAAGCACATGTCACTAACCGATTTTGACCAGGCCGAAGCATTTGGGCAAGATTTGATAGACAAAGGATTCATAAAGTACTGCAATGGTGTGAGCAATAACTTCTTCAACTCTAAAAAGTTCCAGTATCAGTGGAAGCCATATGCATATGAGATGGCTCGGTTGCCGCGGCCAGGCACATCGGACTCTGATACCGGGACAGAATACTCTTACGGTAGCTCTGCTACCTCAACTGAAGCGAGTAAGTTCACGTCATACTTCCATGATATTACTTCACGTATAACAGGTTCTGAAACAACACCTGAACCCGTTAAAAGTGGACCTACTCAAAATTTATCGGAAAATCAACGGACATTATTAAAGTTATTTGCTGAGGTAGAAAATTCCGATAAACAGTACCGCAGAGAATGCATTAAACTAGATTCTGAACGGTGTTCAGTAGAGGAGCTTCTCATTGACCATTATCAGTTCATGGAAAAATGTGAAACTGACAGATTGGCTGCGATTAAAAGGGTCACCCTTGATTTCTGTGCCTGCGTTGGCAATAAGGTCTCTTCTATGAAGATCGCTGTTGAGAAGATGATTGAAGCAGATGATTCCATGGACCCCGCAAAAGATTTGTATGATCTCATCGCAGAGTATCGCACAGGAGTTTTCCAGCCTAAAGTGATTCCTTATAATAACTATTACAATCCGGGTGGTTATCAGGTTTTTGGAATTGACTTAGAGACCAGATGTCGTCTAGATAAAAAGATTGTTCCTCTCATTGTATCCACTATCTTATCCTATATGGATCAAGTTTACCCCACTATGGAAAACGATGTTGAAAGAACTACCGTGTGGACAGCACCAGTTAAGTTGCAATTAACTCACCAGCTTAGAAAGCTGTTGAATGACAAACCGCCAACTAGTGATGAAGAGATTTTGGAGATTTTAAATTCCGCCAATGCTACCCCCAGTCTGGTCACTAGCGTTCTAAAAGTCTACCTATTGGAGCTTCCAACCGCTCTAATTCCGGACGAACTTTATGATGTCATGAAGAGTTTGTATGCAGAATTTCCTCAATTGCCACCAGATGAAGAGGTTAACAAGGAACAGGAAGCCATTGATTCACAAAGAATCAAGTGCATAATTAATACATTCACCACTTTATCCAAGCCACGGATTGCCACCCTAGATGCTATAACAAGCCACTTCTATAGGCTTATTACCATTCTAAAAATGAGTTCTTCAGAATCAAGCAAAGCGCTAGCCAAGGATTTAGCTATCAAGGTTTCACAAGAATTTGCAAACTGTATCCTCCATGTAAAACTACTGGATGGCAACGACCTTGgctttaa
- a CDS encoding SelT/SelW/SelH family protein (Syntenic homolog of Ashbya gossypii ABR242W; Syntenic homolog of Ashbya gossypii NOHBY218; No homolog in Saccharomyces cerevisiae; Syntenic homolog of Kluyveromyces lactis KLLA0D05841g) — protein sequence MPYPKVAIVFCDKCRWNLRSAWYLQELLQTFGDSIKELSLVPGPVGLFQVLGYLNKEQEDEAKPLLIWDRKVNGGFPDSKLLKQKVKALIFAEDDQVKIGAHISRSKAEQQNEGLLISEDCKEDDSDCAKRECEECNT from the coding sequence ATGCCATACCCCAAGGTTGCAATAGTATTCTGCGATAAGTGCAGGTGGAACTTACGAAGTGCTTGGTACTTACAGGAGTTACTACAGACTTTTGGAGATTCCATTAAAGAACTTTCACTAGTACCAGGGCCAGTAGGGCTATTTCAGGTTCTAGGCTACTTAAATAAAGAGCAAGAAGATGAAGCCAAACCATTGCTAATATGGGATCGAAAGGTTAACGGTGGGTTCCCTGATAGTAAACTTCTTAAGCAGAAGGTTAAAGCCTTAATATTTGCTGAAGATGACCAAGTTAAGATTGGTGCTCACATATCAAGATCAAAAGCAGAACAACAGAATGAAGGACTCTTGATTAGCGAAGACTGtaaagaagatgattcTGATTGTGCTAAACGTGAATGTGAAGAGTGTAATACTTAG
- a CDS encoding HDL565Wp (Syntenic homolog of Ashbya gossypii AFR749C; Non-syntenic homolog of Saccharomyces cerevisiae YLR154C (RNH203)): MWSFLVPCKVRYSGPGACDSSIRGRKIVGKDILSKFPDSNAYLGVASLDAIVNCERDGNDQRLQLEL; the protein is encoded by the coding sequence ATGTGGTCGTTTTTAGTTCCCTGTAAAGTTCGTTACTCCGGCCCGGGGGCATGCGACTCAAGTATCAGAGGCAGGAAGATTGTTGGTAAAGATATTTTATCCAAATTCCCCGATTCCAACGCTTATTTGGGGGTGGCAAGCCTCGATGCAATTGTCAACTGTGAACGCGATGGCAACGACCAAAGGCTCCAATTAGAGCTCTGA
- the SWP82 gene encoding Swp82p (Syntenic homolog of Ashbya gossypii ABR244C; Syntenic homolog of Saccharomyces cerevisiae YFL049W (SWP82)) yields the protein MEADNETALNVEVQKVQQNTLAEHRIYVLKHTIQIYHDEELTGGPLDNPITRQPDLPPYTLKSHFIDSKDAYQQVRSDQLGESKVDKYGKLLGARKYLLNTFRLPQKSWNLYVLVSDLVSVLGFLNGEEAFLQKYDQLYKLEATGAEKKALYNHGMIDSVDKEVSYVTARSVFVRFGAAVIATGCRIVDDYWELHLKEQGFTIHYRVFPLTELQLSLVRQLKPIPKKTEAPAEETSVDWLHRWEAPYPTIQEQSSVDIRREYAKEHSHGEHTTAIVPGQSINGALELGLNYMVPKYHYKNSFANALQHNIEDVPIGKHKAIETVSSAPVGRPSKRPDELKTQVSERNHSLNINGWKFESLPLVTKGLCQGRTSKGLPYYEKDRLLCRLRKLTPNQVRELEHVHDSLNLNTGLGKLRYSRSIKWSKYWQYKSGAPIGITADQVTDFEKYYLPAVLQHVETESVYDEDRNVDIIQATSREPNANFLKHSNIRGFKPPYA from the coding sequence ATGGAAGCTGATAATGAAACAGCTCTGAATGTTGAAGTACAAAAGGTCCAGCAGAATACACTTGCTGAACACAGGATTTACGTGTTGAAACATACAATTCAAATATACCATGATGAAGAACTAACTGGAGGGCCATTGGATAATCCTATAACCAGGCAACCCGATTTACCACCCTATACACTAAAGTCTCATTTCATAGATTCAAAGGACGCCTATCAGCAGGTAAGAAGTGATCAGTTGGGTGAAAGCAAGGTTGATAAGTATGGAAAATTGTTAGGGGCTCGGAAATACTTGCTTAATACTTTTCGTTTACCTCAAAAATCTTGGAACCTTTATGTTTTAGTATCAGATTTGGTTTCAGTTTTAGGATTTTTAAATGGGGAGGAGGCTTTTCTTCAGAAATACGATCAGTTATACAAACTGGAGGCAACTGGTGCTGAGAAGAAAGCCTTATACAACCATGGAATGATTGATTCTGTAGATAAAGAAGTTTCGTACGTTACTGCACGGTCAGTATTTGTTCGTTTTGGGGCTGCGGTTATTGCTACCGGGTGTAGAATTGTTGACGATTATTGGGAGCTCCACCTGAAGGAACAGGGATTTACTATACATTATCGAGTCTTTCCTTTGACTGAGTTACAGTTATCCTTAGTTCGACAACTTAAACCGATCCCAAAGAAGACCGAGGCTCCCGCAGAAGAAACCAGTGTGGATTGGCTTCATAGATGGGAGGCCCCTTATCCTACCATCCAGGAGCAGTCTTCCGTGGATATTAGAAGGGAGTATGCAAAAGAGCATTCGCATGGAGAGCACACAACTGCAATTGTTCCTGGTCAGAGTATCAATGGTGCTCTTGAGCTAGGCTTGAACTATATGGTTCCTAAATACCATTACAAAAACTCATTCGCTAATGCCTTGCAACATAATATTGAGGATGTTCCGATCGGCAAACACAAAGCTATCGAGACTGTTTCAAGTGCGCCGGTTGGAAGGCCTTCAAAGCGTCCCGATGAACTGAAAACGCAAGTTTCCGAACGTAACCACTCTTTAAATATAAATGGATGGAAGTTTGAGTCCCTTCCATTAGTGACGAAAGGGCTCTGCCAAGGTCGTACAAGCAAAGGCTTGCCATATTATGAAAAAGACCGTCTATTGTGTAGGTTAAGAAAGTTAACTCCCAATCAGGTTAGGGAGTTGGAACATGTTCATGATTCTTTAAACCTGAACACAGGCTTGGGAAAGCTACGGTATTCTCGCAGTATAAAGTGGTCCAAGTACTGGCAGTACAAATCTGGTGCACCAATCGGAATCACTGCAGACCAAGTAACTGACTTTGAGAAGTATTACCTCCCTGCCGTGCTGCAACATGTTGAGACTGAAAGTGTCTACGATGAGGATAGAAATGTAGATATAATACAAGCCACAAGCAGGGAGCCGAACGCAAATTTCTTAAAACATTCTAACATAAGAGGTTTTAAACCACCATATGCATAG